The Hypnocyclicus thermotrophus genome contains a region encoding:
- the malQ gene encoding 4-alpha-glucanotransferase, which produces MEFSRSSGILLHPTSLPGKYGIGELGKEAYEFVDFLILSGQKLWQTFPLGPTGYGDSPYQCFSAFAGNPLLISLDNLKKEGLLTNDDLSVEETFDNNYIDYGKVINFKMPLLKKAYENFKSKNDTLLNSKFEIFCEENKQWLEDYALYRAVKDHFDGKCWVEWDDKDIVFRKPESIAHYTHELKDEINYRKFLQYIFFKQWSELKAYANRNGIKIIGDIPIFVAFDSSDAWSHPELFLFDEERKPVKVAGVPPDYFSATGQLWGNPLYNWDYIKEHNFEWWINRVKANLKLSDIIRIDHFRGFAAYWAVPANEDTAINGEWVPAPGKELFQAIRDALGKLPIIAEDLGVITPDVEELRDYFNFPGMKILQFAFDSKDESNHLPHIYSKNTCVYTGTHDNEPIIGWYTNANPDDREFAKKYLGIKKSGYDVHWEFITAAWASVANIAISPLQDILGLGNDSRMNTPGKAAGNWQWRYIKGQLNKKLALKLKDLTKLYFR; this is translated from the coding sequence ATGGAATTTAGCAGAAGCAGCGGTATCTTGCTTCATCCTACTTCATTACCAGGTAAATATGGTATTGGAGAACTTGGAAAAGAAGCATATGAATTTGTAGATTTTTTAATTTTATCAGGTCAAAAATTATGGCAAACGTTCCCATTAGGACCTACTGGATATGGAGACTCACCTTATCAATGTTTTTCAGCATTTGCAGGAAATCCTTTATTAATTAGCTTAGATAACTTAAAAAAAGAAGGATTATTAACAAATGATGATTTATCAGTTGAAGAAACCTTTGATAATAATTATATTGATTATGGTAAAGTTATCAATTTTAAAATGCCATTATTAAAAAAAGCATATGAAAATTTTAAATCTAAAAATGATACTTTATTAAATAGCAAATTTGAAATTTTTTGTGAAGAAAACAAACAATGGTTAGAAGATTATGCTCTTTATCGAGCTGTAAAAGATCATTTTGATGGTAAATGTTGGGTTGAATGGGACGATAAAGATATTGTTTTTAGAAAACCTGAATCAATAGCACATTATACACATGAATTAAAAGATGAAATTAATTATAGAAAATTTTTACAATATATTTTCTTTAAACAATGGAGCGAATTAAAAGCTTATGCAAATAGAAATGGAATAAAAATTATTGGTGATATCCCTATATTTGTTGCTTTTGACAGTTCAGATGCATGGTCACATCCTGAATTGTTTTTATTTGACGAAGAAAGAAAACCTGTTAAAGTAGCTGGTGTTCCACCTGATTATTTTAGTGCTACAGGACAATTATGGGGAAATCCTTTATATAATTGGGATTATATAAAAGAACATAATTTTGAATGGTGGATAAATAGAGTTAAGGCTAATTTAAAACTTTCTGATATTATTAGAATAGATCATTTTAGAGGTTTTGCAGCTTATTGGGCAGTTCCTGCTAATGAAGATACAGCAATAAATGGTGAATGGGTTCCTGCTCCAGGAAAAGAACTTTTCCAAGCAATAAGAGATGCTTTAGGAAAACTTCCTATTATAGCTGAAGATTTAGGAGTAATCACTCCTGATGTAGAAGAACTTAGAGATTACTTCAATTTCCCTGGCATGAAAATACTTCAATTTGCATTTGATTCAAAAGATGAAAGTAATCACTTACCACATATCTATTCTAAAAATACTTGTGTTTATACTGGTACTCATGATAATGAGCCCATTATTGGATGGTATACAAATGCAAATCCTGATGATAGAGAATTTGCCAAAAAATATCTTGGCATTAAAAAATCTGGATATGATGTTCATTGGGAATTTATTACAGCAGCATGGGCTTCTGTAGCTAATATAGCTATTTCTCCACTTCAAGATATATTAGGTTTAGGAAATGATTCAAGAATGAATACTCCTGGGAAAGCTGCTGGTAACTGGCAATGGAGATATATAAAAGGTCAATTAAACAAAAAATTAGCTCTCAAACTAAAAGATTTAACAAAATTATATTTTAGATAA